GCAGCACAGGCGGCCACCTGCCACCATGGCCACCCGGTCTCCCAGGAGCTCGGCCTCATCCAGGTGGTGGGTAGAGAGGATCAGCGTGCGACCTGCACACAGGGCCCAGCCCCAGGTGTTGCTCTAGCTGTGGTCTCTGCTGGTAACCTCCTGCCCACGGCTCCAAGCTCCTCTCACCTCTCAAAACCCGGCCCGGCACTCCCACGTCAGACGTTCTGGGCCCTGAGGCACGGTCCAGGGCAACCTCAAGCCACCCCCCACTCTCACCTTCCCGGTACTTGAGCAGCAGCTCCCAGATGCCTCGGCGGGATGTGGGATCAACACCAGCTGTGGGCTCATCCAGGATGACCACCCGAGTGTGACCCACAAAGGCCATGGCCACGGACAGCTTCCGCTGCATCCCACCTGGTGGGTTGGAGGATCCTGGCGTGACCCTCCCTGCGGTGGGTATGGCTGCCTGTCCTCTCCACCCACGGAGACCTCAAGGCCTGGCTCCTCCTGGTCCCCAGATCCATCCCTGGGCTTCTCAAGACCCTGACCCTGTGGAGCTGGCCTCCCCCGTCTGGGCTCACCAGAGAGGTGGCGTGTCTGAGTCCACCGCTTGGGTACGAGTCCCACGTCCTGCAGCAGACGCTCCTGCTCAGAGCCCACCACTGTGGCACGCGAGCCCTTGAGCTGCCCGTAGAACCACAGATGCTCCTCCACAGTCAGCCTGCGGCGAGGGGGGCGATGGCCACCATGGAGGTCCTGAAGCCGGCCCAGCCCACCCACAGGCACTCCAGGACATACATGTCAAACAGCACGTTGTACTGCGGGCAGACCCCCAGGTGGGGCCGGATGGCCTCCATGCTGGACTGGACGTCATGGCCCAGGACAAAAGCTGAGCCACCACTGGGCGGGAAGAGGCCACTCAGGATAGACCTGGGGGGAGGCGGGAATCTGAGAGCAGCCTGTCACCAGGAGAGGGGCTGCAAGCACTTACAGAGCACCTACTTATGCTCACCCAAGGGGCACAATGTCTGCACTTGACAGAGGAGGGGAACTGTGCTGAGAAGACGCCTGTCCCAGGCCCATCCTGGGGGAGGGAACTGGGGTCTGGTCGTGTGCACCGCCCCCTCCCCATGCTGGCAGAAAACTCTGACCCCAGACGCCTTCCCCACTGACAGACAGacagggaaagaggaggaaggccAGCTGCTCACAGCGTGGTGGTCTTGCCCGCCCCGTTGTGGCCCAGGAATGCAGTGATCTGGTCCTGGTAGAAGTCCAAGTCGAGCCCACGCAGGGCTGGCTGTGGGCAGCCGGGAAAGTGCTTCTCCAGCCCTCGAACAGAGACTCCAGGGCTCAGGCCCGGGGGCGCCTCCTCCACCAGCACTGAGGAGGGAGGCAGTCAGCTGTGGGGCCCTAGGGGCCCCAACAGCAGGCTGAGGAATCAGGGAACTGTGAGGCTAGGGACGGTAGGAGGGGCCTGAGTtgtgtgcaggggctggggaggatcTGATCTGGGGGAACCTGGCTCTTCATGGGGAGGAGTGGGGAGTCCAAACCGGGAAGCAGCTGTTAAGGCTTGTAGGGCCTCACCCCTTGGGTCCTGCGGGGCAGGGATGGGGTCAGGACCCTTGGGGGGTCCAGGCCCACACCAGTAGCTCCTCCGAAAGGGAAAATTCCACGGTTCGGGGATCCCGTACTGGCCTGGGGGAGAGAGGCTAAGTCGTGCTAACTCCCCGTGGAGTGTGCCAACTTCCAGCCACACACCTGGAGTCCAGACATCCAGGTAGGTGGTGGCTCTGCCTTTACAGGCAGCTACCTGTGCGAAAGTGCCAGGaaacaccaccctcaccaccGGATGCACGCCTCCAGGTACTTCATGGCAGGGAGGCACCCGAAGGGACAGTCTTTTGTGCTCAGGCAGCAGCCGGAGACACTGCCCCACTCCGGACCTAACTAGGTGTCTCCAGGTAGATGACCCAGACCTCCCGTGGGCACTAGGGCCCCGTCTGAAGCCCCACCCACTATGGCCTACCTGGGCACACAGCCTCCAGGTACCAGATGATGAGGCCATAGAGGGTGGCGTCCAGCAGCAGGAGGCCTGAGACTTGCGCCAGGCTGAAGACATCTGGCGCCAGTCCACGGCCCAAGTTGTGCCACTGTGCGCCCTCACCCTGCTCCTCCAGCAGGGCCAGGCTCTCGCACCCGAAGCCGAAGGCCACTGGCGACAGCAGGCTCTGTAGGGGAGGGGGTGGGTCAGAGGGTGGCCTGGTCCTTGGGTGTGCCCGCCAGGCCCGACCGGCCCTCACCAAGGCCACGCGGCCACCCGTGGGCAGCCTGTCCCTCCAGGCAACACAGAGCACGTAGGGCAGGTACAGTGAGAAGTAGGCGAGGCCTCCACAGGCGGCCGCCAGGTTGGCACGCGAGAAGAAGATGCTCAGCAGAAAACTCTGGACCACGGTGGCTACCGCGAAGGCTGCCAAGAACAGGAAGACCACGGCCGGGTGGCTGTAGGGAAGGATGTCCCCCACCTGTGGAAAGCAAAGGAGTCCAGGATTTGGCCCTGCCTCCTGCTTATAACCCTTGCACGCGCCCCTCCTGGGCCCAGAAGGCGGGGGCGCGCTCACCTTAAGCACCAGAACGAGCAGCGCAGCGCTGAACAGGAAGGGCCCGAGGCAGCTGAGAAACCAGCCGAGCCAGAGCACCGCGCGGCTGAGTCCCATTGCGCGCATGGTGTCGCGCAGCCGCGTCTCCTTCTCCCGCACCACGGCCTTGACGGTCAGCGCCACTGAGTAGATCCAAGCCAGCGTCAGGAACAGCGGCAGCGACCGGCTCAGCACACGCAGGAACCTGAGGAACGAGACATTGTGGTGGATCTGAACACCCTGCGGAGCTCCCTCGTCCTCCTGGCTGGACCGTTCGCCTGGGAACCCAAGGCTCAGCCGTGGCCAAGATTCCTCGCCCCCGGGACTGGCGCCTAGGAATTAAGTGCGGAGGGGCGCGGCGCTCACACGTCGTCCACGTAGCACGGGTAGGGCATCTGCTGCAGGTAGAGGCCAGCGCGGGGGTCCGTGCCGCTGAGCACGCGCACAGCAGCGCGCTCCAGCAGGTCCTGCAGATACACGAAGCCGCCCCACACATAGCGCAGGTCAGTCAGGGGGTCCGCGGCCGGGCCAGGGTCCCAAAACCTGCGAGAGGGGAGTGGCGGTCAGCTGTAGGGAAGTGCTGGAAACTCTAAGGACCCGTCTTTCACAGCTTGATCTGCACCTTGCGGTTCAGTTACGCACCAGCCACGCCCACCACTGCCCTCAGCCGGGACCTACTTCTGTCTCCTCCCAGCCTAGCCCACGCCCACAGCGCCTAGGCGCCCAGCTTCTGTCTAGGCTGAAGGTCCACGGTTGGCCCCGTCCACCAAACTCTTGCTCCCGCCCACCTGTCCCTGATCTTATTGGTCCTGGTAACATCATCGATGTCCATGCGGATCTTGATTCGCACGTGGCCGTGGCCAGGGCCCAGGTCTGGGGCTGGCTTCTTTGAGGAGTCTGCCGGGTCCTCAGGCTCCAGGAAGACGATGCCGGCCCAGAAGCGGTGCTCGGCCAGCAGCTGCAGGGCCCGCGACACCAGGGCTGCCTCCGAAGGCGAGGCCTCCAGCTTGTCCAAGGACACACACTAGGGGTATGAATCCCAGGAGCTGCGGTCTGCCCAGCAGAGTATGGAGGACCTCATCGGGGTCAAGGCAGACTCCTCCCCAGGACCTCCAACTACGTTCCCCCTCAGACCTCTGTGAAGCCCAGGGTATCTGTGACCAGGCCCTCTGCCGGACAGAGCCCACCTCCCCCAGGGCAAGATTTGCCTCCGCCTTCGGATCCCCAGGTTGGCCTTGCCTCCTCTCAATGACTCAGACCCCCAGGCAGATGGCTCACTTCCATGACTTGGCCTAGTGTGCCCATCAGATGTCCCACATCAGCGTGGGCATCGCGCCAGCTGTAGCCACCCATGCTGGGGTCCAGAAAGGACTGCAGGGCCTCCGTCGGGTCTGGGCCTCCTGCTCCTGGCTGCCACCCCGATTTGTCCGGCCTTTGAAGGAGCCTCTGGGGGGTGTCAGGTGAGGAAAGGTCTGTATCAGGCACCCCTTCCTGTCTGTGGGGGCCCATCTGCCCTCCCACCACAGCTTTCAACTTCCACCTCCAGGCCCTGACCCCGCATGGCACCCCCACACCGTGGACCCTCACCCTAGCCCACCTGCAGAACAGCCACATTGGCACTGTTGTTCATGAAGTCAAAGAGTTGGGGTCCCAGCACCCCCCAGACCTCCTGGATATCCCTCAGCAGAGCCAGCTCCTCGAAGGTCCGGTTGGCCTGCAGGGAGGCAGCACAAGACCCGTCCTGGCCCTTCCCACTCACCACTTGCCACCCTCTGGGGACCCCTGCTGAATCCTGGCCCCGGGGCCCTGCTTCCATCTGTGCCTCTGAGCCTGTACCTGCTGGTCTCTGACGGCCAACAAACTCATACTTCTTCAGAATGCAGCTTCCGAGACCTTCTGGCCTGGCTGTGACACACCTGGCCAGATACCGGGTGGTGTCTGGCCACTTCCCTCCCGCCTGGCACAGTGCCCTCACCTGGGCCATGAGCTGCCGCGTGAAATTCGTGTCAGGTGCAAATAGCAGTTTCCCCAGGATCAGCGGTTTCAGGCGCCTCCAGAGCAGGCGGGACAGTGGGTGGTCTCCCAGAGCCCCCATCAGCTCAGAGCAggcagggcctggggtgggggtgctgtgAGGCCTTGCCCTCTGCCCTCCGCCCCACTTCCCAGGTGGGGAAACAGGCCATTCACTTACTCAGGCCTTTGTCCGGCAGGTTTGGTGCTGGGTCCTGCCCCACCAGCTCCCTCAGGTCGCCAGCCTCGTACCAGTTGAGGGAGAGGCCCCCTGGGCTGCTAGGCCCCTGAGCACTGCAGAGGGCTTCTGACACCAGCTCCAGGGGGCCACCTGTCCCTCGGGGTCTCTGCAGCAGACTCCGAAGCTCCACCAGGCTGGGCAGCACCAGGAGCTAAGGCAAGGTCAACAGAGAGCACTGGCCATCCTCCCACAGCACCATCCATCTCCAGGCCTTAACCAGAGCAGGGACTCTGCCAGGAGCACCTGAACCCTCAAGAAATGTGCCCAGGCCATCCATCACCACCCCAACCCGGCTGGGGTCAAGGCTGGGTGGAGCCTCACCTCCTGGGCCAGGTCTTTGACTGCTTCCACAAAGCTGTCCATGGACTCCTGGACATGACCCAGGGCGCCCCCCAGGGATTCCTGTGGAGGAGACGGCAAGAACACCAATGGCCTCCTCTCTTCGTCCATCAGGTCTGTAGAGGCCCAGACCAGCACTTTACAAACAGggaactgaggctctgagaggtACAGAGCCCAAGCTTCAGAACGGCTTTCCCCAGCTCCCCGCCTCAAGCCTCCCAAAAGGGGGGAGCAAGACAAAGTCaggagaggctgagagaggggggGAGCACGTTCAGGAGTGGACTTGTATTTGGGAAGATGCTGTTCTTAGAATGTTCTGTCCAGAAAAGGcagaaggggtaggattacaagggAGAACCCCAGTGGGCACACCTCCACCTGAAGCCACGCCTTGCTCTCCGAGCTGGGACCACGCCCAAGTCACTACGACATGCAGTGATTGGTCAGAGCCCTGTGCTTCGGGACTGGAAGGCGTGGTCATTCAGAGCGGCTTCCCACAGTCCAGGACTTGTTCAGTGGCACCCTGGAGTCTCCACCACCATGCTAGACAGGACAGGGGACACTGACTGCTCCAGGGGCCAGGCGCAGCCCTGGCAGGAGGCTGGAATCAGGCCCCTGCATGGTGAGCACTGGGGCTCCCTGAAACAATGCCCCAGAGGCCGCTGCTCCCACCCAGCCCTGCCTCACCCCCGGCAGCAGCATCCCCAGAAGCTCAGCGGCCAGTGAAGGACGCTCCTGCTGCCAGTCAGTCTGTGGAGGCCAGGCTGGAGGAAGGACACACAGAGGCACAGGGTTGGCAAGCCTCTCCTGGAACACCCCACTCCGACAGGGCCAGGCAGGCAGGCTGGGGCTCAGCGCTCAGCCCTCAGGGGCCCTCCCTACCTCTGCTGCTCACTGCCCTCAGCAGGGGCATCAGCTTTCCCAGGCCAGTCAGTGTCCTCTGGGCACTGGGACCCCCCAGTACAGTGCGTGCATCGGCCAGGAGCCGAGAGACCCTGGGGACAGAGTAGGGGAAGGAGGTGGGGTTTCGGGGCACTCCTGGAGCACTGAGCCCACGGGGGCCCCACCCCATGCCTCTTGCTCACAGGGAGTCATTGAAGTTGCTCAGGAGCCTGGGATTTTCACCAGGCGTTGGCTGCGGGAAGCAGGAGTTGTTCACGTTGCAGATGAGGCCCTGGAGCCAGGGCACAGTGCCCGCGGACGGCAGTGGCTTGTTGGGGAAGTGGCCTGTGGGGAGATGCCAGCTCTGCCCACCTCTGCACCACCCCGCGACTGCACACCTCTAGCAACAGAGAGCTCGGCTGCAATCCTTGCAGCGGCTGCCCCTGGGCGGATGGGGTGGCCCATCGCTCCTCCCCAGACAGTGTCTGGCCACGGGACTCACATTCGTGGTGCTCCAGTGGGGGGTGGGAGTGGCGGACAGCCACCaggatgaagaagaggaagaggggccACAGCAACTCGACCAGGAGCTGGATCTGAGCAAAGAATGGGTGGGAGATTGTGAGCCCACGGGGGACACCTGCCCACCCCGCCCTGTTCCGCAGCTCGGGGCAGTAGCGTACCGGCTGTCTCTTGCGATACGTGAAATTCTTCCAAAGCAGCAACATCAGCTGTGTCCGGAAAGCCATGGTGAGACTGAACAGGGACGGAGGGGTCGGGACAAAGGTCAGCAGCGTCAGTCTGAGGACGTGCTGTGTGGCTGCCGACAACTGCCTGCTCCTCTCTGAACCCGTCTCCCATTCGACCCTGCAGGGCTCCCAGAAGTTCGGACCGAGCCAGGTGAAGAGCAGGTACTAGATCTAGGGACGCTCCTCGACCCAGAAGGAGTAAGCCAATGGGAACCCTGCCCGAAGCCGTCTTCGCAACCGATTGGTTGCCAGGGCTGTCGCTCTTAGCCGGCTACCGGCTGGGGTCTGAGAAGACCCTCCTGAATTCTTAAGGGGCGGAGCCTCGGCTTAACGCTTTCActcccaggccccacccccagGCTGTTTGCAGGTCCCATCTCCGCCCCATCCCCCAGACCTAGGCAAGGTTCCCTTTGGCCCTGTCGCCCAGTGATAACAGCAACGAATACTCACTGTGTTGGGCATGTCACACGCCCGGCTGGCAGTACTAGATTCTACTTCATCTTACAGAAGTGGAAACTGAGCCCAAGAAGGGGCACGTACAGCGGGAGACCGAGCCCAGCTCGCCGCCGCATCGTGTATCATCTCTCTCTCAGAGCGCTGAGAGGCTCCAGCAACACCTGACCATGTATTTCTCTAGGGACTGTTCAGCTCTGGGCTACTTTCTTGCACAAATGGGGAAACTAAGGCGCCCAGAAAGTCGGGAAGTTGCCAAAG
This genomic interval from Marmota flaviventris isolate mMarFla1 chromosome 1, mMarFla1.hap1, whole genome shotgun sequence contains the following:
- the Abca7 gene encoding phospholipid-transporting ATPase ABCA7 isoform X4, which encodes MTGGHSGQWQRPGPGRVGRGREHQDAKGGKPRGGGAEPAGAEPAEGTSLKGATPPGSRGKAGQSWRPERLTMAFRTQLMLLLWKNFTYRKRQPIQLLVELLWPLFLFFILVAVRHSHPPLEHHECHFPNKPLPSAGTVPWLQGLICNVNNSCFPQPTPGENPRLLSNFNDSLVSRLLADARTVLGGPSAQRTLTGLGKLMPLLRAVSSRAWPPQTDWQQERPSLAAELLGMLLPGESLGGALGHVQESMDSFVEAVKDLAQELLVLPSLVELRSLLQRPRGTGGPLELVSEALCSAQGPSSPGGLSLNWYEAGDLRELVGQDPAPNLPDKGLSPACSELMGALGDHPLSRLLWRRLKPLILGKLLFAPDTNFTRQLMAQVRALCQAGGKWPDTTRYLARCVTARPEGLGSCILKKYEFVGRQRPAGTGSEAQMEAGPRGQDSAGVPRGWQVVSGKGQDGSCAASLQANRTFEELALLRDIQEVWGVLGPQLFDFMNNSANVAVLQRLLQRPDKSGWQPGAGGPDPTEALQSFLDPSMGGYSWRDAHADVGHLMGTLGQVMECVSLDKLEASPSEAALVSRALQLLAEHRFWAGIVFLEPEDPADSSKKPAPDLGPGHGHVRIKIRMDIDDVTRTNKIRDRFWDPGPAADPLTDLRYVWGGFVYLQDLLERAAVRVLSGTDPRAGLYLQQMPYPCYVDDVFLRVLSRSLPLFLTLAWIYSVALTVKAVVREKETRLRDTMRAMGLSRAVLWLGWFLSCLGPFLFSAALLVLVLKVGDILPYSHPAVVFLFLAAFAVATVVQSFLLSIFFSRANLAAACGGLAYFSLYLPYVLCVAWRDRLPTGGRVALSLLSPVAFGFGCESLALLEEQGEGAQWHNLGRGLAPDVFSLAQVSGLLLLDATLYGLIIWYLEAVCPGQYGIPEPWNFPFRRSYWCGPGPPKGPDPIPAPQDPRVLVEEAPPGLSPGVSVRGLEKHFPGCPQPALRGLDLDFYQDQITAFLGHNGAGKTTTLSILSGLFPPSGGSAFVLGHDVQSSMEAIRPHLGVCPQYNVLFDMLTVEEHLWFYGQLKGSRATVVGSEQERLLQDVGLVPKRWTQTRHLSGGMQRKLSVAMAFVGHTRVVILDEPTAGVDPTSRRGIWELLLKYREGRTLILSTHHLDEAELLGDRVAMVAGGRLCCCGSPLFLRRHLGSGYYLTLVKSPQPLASAVKDEEDTHLKDGRGSGQGSTAGAPQLLALVRRWVPGARLVEELPQELVLALPYVGALDGGFAGLFRELDEQLGALSLSGYGISDTSLEEIFLKVTEDCASDTNPEDGSPGQHACVHLAVPDGTLGATVMPEEPALDSGELAGSAPETQALQGSAPATAGRVEGWALTRQQLRALLLKRCLLACRSRWGLFAQIVLPALFVGLALLFSLIVPPFGHYPALRLSPAMYGAQVSFFSEDTQGDPKYGHLLKALLGQAGLEEPHLQNTSNRLPECPGALSCLFSVPEATADVARVMARGNWTPESPSPACQCSQPGARRLLPDCPAAAGGLPPPQAVASSGEVVQNLTGRNLSDFLVKTYPSLVRQGLNTKKWVDEVRYGGFSLGGRDPDLPSGTEVAHSVEQLRALLSPRPGGALDHVLHNLSAWAHSLDAHHSLKIWFNNKGWHSMVAFVNRANNALLHAHLPRGTAHQAYSITTFNHPLNLTKEQLSEAALMASSVDVLVSICVVFAMSFVPASFTLVLIEERVTRAKHLQLVGGLPPALYWLGNFVWDMCNYLVAVCIVVLIFLVFQHKAYVAPANLPALLLLLLLYGWSITPLMYPASFFFSVPSTAYVVLTCINLFVGINGSMATFVLELFSDQKLKEVSRILKRIFLVFPHFCLGRGLIDLVRNQATADAFERLGDGQFQSPLRWEVVGKNLLAMSVQGPLFLLLTLLLQHLGRVLPQPQLRTRPPLGEEDEDVAHERQRVARGATEGDVLVLRDLTKVYHGQRMPAVHRLCLGIPPGECFGLLGVNGAGKTTTFRMLTGDIPPSMGEAVLAGHSVAQEPAAAHCHMGYCPQSDAIFELLTGREHLELFARLRGVPEALVAGVLSLGPSALGQDQRARPTPARCSQLLCSPGPGPFPPLPGVLPP
- the Abca7 gene encoding phospholipid-transporting ATPase ABCA7 isoform X5, with translation MTGGHSGQWQRPGPGRVGRGREHQDAKGGKPRGGGAEPAGAEPAEGTSLKGATPPGSRGKAGQSWRPERLTMAFRTQLMLLLWKNFTYRKRQPIQLLVELLWPLFLFFILVAVRHSHPPLEHHECHFPNKPLPSAGTVPWLQGLICNVNNSCFPQPTPGENPRLLSNFNDSLVSRLLADARTVLGGPSAQRTLTGLGKLMPLLRAVSSRAWPPQTDWQQERPSLAAELLGMLLPGESLGGALGHVQESMDSFVEAVKDLAQELLVLPSLVELRSLLQRPRGTGGPLELVSEALCSAQGPSSPGGLSLNWYEAGDLRELVGQDPAPNLPDKGLSPACSELMGALGDHPLSRLLWRRLKPLILGKLLFAPDTNFTRQLMAQVRALCQAGGKWPDTTRYLARCVTARPEGLGSCILKKYEFVGRQRPAGTGSEAQMEAGPRGQDSAGVPRGWQVVSGKGQDGSCAASLQANRTFEELALLRDIQEVWGVLGPQLFDFMNNSANVAVLQRLLQRPDKSGWQPGAGGPDPTEALQSFLDPSMGGYSWRDAHADVGHLMGTLGQVMECVSLDKLEASPSEAALVSRALQLLAEHRFWAGIVFLEPEDPADSSKKPAPDLGPGHGHVRIKIRMDIDDVTRTNKIRDRFWDPGPAADPLTDLRYVWGGFVYLQDLLERAAVRVLSGTDPRAGLYLQQMPYPCYVDDVFLRVLSRSLPLFLTLAWIYSVALTVKAVVREKETRLRDTMRAMGLSRAVLWLGWFLSCLGPFLFSAALLVLVLKVGDILPYSHPAVVFLFLAAFAVATVVQSFLLSIFFSRANLAAACGGLAYFSLYLPYVLCVAWRDRLPTGGRVALSLLSPVAFGFGCESLALLEEQGEGAQWHNLGRGLAPDVFSLAQVSGLLLLDATLYGLIIWYLEAVCPGQYGIPEPWNFPFRRSYWCGPGPPKGPDPIPAPQDPRVLVEEAPPGLSPGVSVRGLEKHFPGCPQPALRGLDLDFYQDQITAFLGHNGAGKTTTLSILSGLFPPSGGSAFVLGHDVQSSMEAIRPHLGVCPQYNVLFDMLTVEEHLWFYGQLKGSRATVVGSEQERLLQDVGLVPKRWTQTRHLSGGMQRKLSVAMAFVGHTRVVILDEPTAGVDPTSRRGIWELLLKYREGRTLILSTHHLDEAELLGDRVAMVAGGRLCCCGSPLFLRRHLGSGYYLTLVKSPQPLASAVKDEEDTHLKDGRGSGQGSTAGAPQLLALVRRWVPGARLVEELPQELVLALPYVGALDGGFAGLFRELDEQLGALSLSGYGISDTSLEEIFLKVTEDCASDTNPEDGSPGQHACVHLAVPDGTLGATVMPEEPALDSGELAGSAPETQALQGSAPATAGRVEGWALTRQQLRALLLKRCLLACRSRWGLFAQIVLPALFVGLALLFSLIVPPFGHYPALRLSPAMYGAQVSFFSEDTQGDPKYGHLLKALLGQAGLEEPHLQNTSNRLPECPGALSCLFSVPEATADVARVMARGNWTPESPSPACQCSQPGARRLLPDCPAAAGGLPPPQAVASSGEVVQNLTGRNLSDFLVKTYPSLVRQGLNTKKWVDEVRYGGFSLGGRDPDLPSGTEVAHSVEQLRALLSPRPGGALDHVLHNLSAWAHSLDAHHSLKIWFNNKGWHSMVAFVNRANNALLHAHLPRGTAHQAYSITTFNHPLNLTKEQLSEAALMASSVDVLVSICVVFAMSFVPASFTLVLIEERVTRAKHLQLVGGLPPALYWLGNFVWDMCNYLVAVCIVVLIFLVFQHKAYVAPANLPALLLLLLLYGWSITPLMYPASFFFSVPSTAYVVLTCINLFVGINGSMATFVLELFSDQKLKEVSRILKRIFLVFPHFCLGRGLIDLVRNQATADAFERLGDGQFQSPLRWEVVGKNLLAMSVQGPLFLLLTLLLQHLGRVLPQPQLRTRPPLGEEDEDVAHERQRVARGATEGDVLVLRDLTKVYHGQRMPAVHRLCLGIPPVFRTARGEWSRENHHVPHADRGHTAQHGRGCAGRSQRGPGTSRRALPHGLLPAVRRHLRAADWPRTPRAVCTPARRP
- the Abca7 gene encoding phospholipid-transporting ATPase ABCA7 isoform X8, coding for MTGGHSGQWQRPGPGRVGRGREHQDAKGGKPRGGGAEPAGAEPAEGTSLKGATPPGSRGKAGQSWRPERLTMAFRTQLMLLLWKNFTYRKRQPIQLLVELLWPLFLFFILVAVRHSHPPLEHHECHFPNKPLPSAGTVPWLQGLICNVNNSCFPQPTPGENPRLLSNFNDSLVSRLLADARTVLGGPSAQRTLTGLGKLMPLLRAVSSRAWPPQTDWQQERPSLAAELLGMLLPGESLGGALGHVQESMDSFVEAVKDLAQELLVLPSLVELRSLLQRPRGTGGPLELVSEALCSAQGPSSPGGLSLNWYEAGDLRELVGQDPAPNLPDKGLSPACSELMGALGDHPLSRLLWRRLKPLILGKLLFAPDTNFTRQLMAQVRALCQAGGKWPDTTRYLARCVTARPEGLGSCILKKYEFVGRQRPAGTGSEAQMEAGPRGQDSAGVPRGWQVVSGKGQDGSCAASLQANRTFEELALLRDIQEVWGVLGPQLFDFMNNSANVAVLQRLLQRPDKSGWQPGAGGPDPTEALQSFLDPSMGGYSWRDAHADVGHLMGTLGQVMECVSLDKLEASPSEAALVSRALQLLAEHRFWAGIVFLEPEDPADSSKKPAPDLGPGHGHVRIKIRMDIDDVTRTNKIRDRFWDPGPAADPLTDLRYVWGGFVYLQDLLERAAVRVLSGTDPRAGLYLQQMPYPCYVDDVFLRVLSRSLPLFLTLAWIYSVALTVKAVVREKETRLRDTMRAMGLSRAVLWLGWFLSCLGPFLFSAALLVLVLKVGDILPYSHPAVVFLFLAAFAVATVVQSFLLSIFFSRANLAAACGGLAYFSLYLPYVLCVAWRDRLPTGGRVALSLLSPVAFGFGCESLALLEEQGEGAQWHNLGRGLAPDVFSLAQVSGLLLLDATLYGLIIWYLEAVCPGQYGIPEPWNFPFRRSYWCGPGPPKGPDPIPAPQDPRVLVEEAPPGLSPGVSVRGLEKHFPGCPQPALRGLDLDFYQDQITAFLGHNGAGKTTTLSILSGLFPPSGGSAFVLGHDVQSSMEAIRPHLGVCPQYNVLFDMLTVEEHLWFYGQLKGSRATVVGSEQERLLQDVGLVPKRWTQTRHLSGGMQRKLSVAMAFVGHTRVVILDEPTAGVDPTSRRGIWELLLKYREGRTLILSTHHLDEAELLGDRVAMVAGGRLCCCGSPLFLRRHLGSGYYLTLVKSPQPLASAVKDEEDTHLKDGRGSGQGSTAGAPQLLALVRRWVPGARLVEELPQELVLALPYVGALDGGFAGLFRELDEQLGALSLSGYGISDTSLEEIFLKVTEDCASDTNPEDGSPGQHACVHLAVPDGTLGATVMPEEPALDSGELAGSAPETQALQGSAPATAGRVEGWALTRQQLRALLLKRCLLACRSRWGLFAQIVLPALFVGLALLFSLIVPPFGHYPALRLSPAMYGAQVSFFSEDTQGDPKYGHLLKALLGQAGLEEPHLQNTSNRLPECPGALSCLFSVPEATADVARVMARGNWTPESPSPACQCSQPGARRLLPDCPAAAGGLPPPQAVASSGEVVQNLTGRNLSDFLVKTYPSLVRQGLNTKKWVDEVRYGGFSLGGRDPDLPSGTEVAHSVEQLRALLSPRPGGALDHVLHNLSAWAHSLDAHHSLKIWFNNKGWHSMVAFVNRANNALLHAHLPRGTAHQAYSITTFNHPLNLTKEQLSEAALMASSVDVLVSICVVFAMSFVPASFTLVLIEERVTRAKHLQLVGGLPPALYWLGNFVWDMCNYLVAVCIVVLIFLVFQHKAYVAPANLPALLLLLLLYGWSITPLMYPASFFFSVPSTAYVVLTCINLFVGINGSMATFVLELFSDQKLKEVSRILKRIFLVFPHFCLGRGLIDLVRNQATADAFERLGDGQFQSPLRWEVVGKNLLAMSVQGPLFLLLTLLLQHLGRVLPQPQLRTRPPLGEEDEDVAHERQRVARGATEGDVLVLRDLTKVYHGQRMPAVHRLCLGIPPVFRTARGEWSRENHHVPHADRGHTAQHGRGCAGRSQSSPGWWP